The sequence below is a genomic window from Hippocampus zosterae strain Florida chromosome 7, ASM2543408v3, whole genome shotgun sequence.
GGAAAAGCCGCCGCAGCTTTCAAAGGGggcccccccccgtcccctttCAACGTCAAGCTCGCGAGGATCCGGCGGCGTACCTCCTGCGCCGACAGGAAGTGGATGTGCAGCAGCTTACGCTCGCTGTCCACCAGAGGCAGGAAGGTGACGGTGACGTCGTCGTCGGCGTCCAGGTTGGCGCCGGCGCCGCGATTGTCGCCGTAGCCGTCGTTCTCCATGGCCACCAGGGCCGAGAAGTGGCCGCGCGTGTAGCCCAGCGCGATGGGGCTCTTCCAGCAGAAGCTCTGCTCCCACAGCAGCGGTAAGTACACGcctgcgcacgcacacgcacaatcaTTTGCCCCCTTTTCCCGCACATTTTGACTCACCGGGGCTCCGATTCCGACCCGAGCCCAATTTGACATCTCCCAAATAGACGATGTGACAAATTTAGCAATCTGCTGATGAATTCTGGAGTAGGCGGTATGGTAGAAACTGGCCTTGAAATCGCGCGTAGCCTAAAGTCTCCCCTCGGAAACTTTTGTAGTACTTCACGCCGTAAACGATGATGGGCCTGCGGAGGATGTGTGCCAGCACGAAAATGTGGGTTTGCTCCAGGCTTGCCCCGGGCTGCacccacacaaaacacacacaggagaCGTCACACACTGCGGGTTTCCTTCATCTCACGTCAAGTTTGATCATATATTCTTGTGCCGCCAGGTTGTTTAAATGAAACGGCGAGCTAAAATGGCCGACGTTTCCCGCAACGGGACTCCCACCTGGCTGGCCAGAGACAAGATGAAGGCCCAGTCCTCCTGCCACTGCTCCTCCCGCAGAGAAAAGTGAAGACCGAAGCTTTGCGAGTACCACGATTCCCACTCCTTCCAGCGAGTGTAAAACCTGCAAAGACGACAAAAGAGCGGCAacgcgttgaaaaaaaaaaaatagacgtgCAGGTTGACtgatttttctttctccccccgATCTGACCAGTGCGAGCAGTCGTGCAGGCTGTCGTGGAGCGTCTTGCGCAGGACCGAGTCCTTGTCGTAGATGCCCCACGTGGCCTGCAGAACCGAATCCAGCAGGCAGTCGCCGGCCGTGCGGTTCCACAGCGCGTACAGGCGGCTGTCCAGACGCGTGCCCGCCGGCTCCATCGACCAGTTGATGACCGCCGAGTCTTCCTCCAGTTCTGCGCGGGAAACGCAAGACGACGGGCGGGGGCCGAGTCGGCGTCGAGGCGCATCTGACGCGAAGCAAGTCCGGGTAAGCGTCTCACCTTTTTGCACGTCCCGATCGAGAACCTCATCGAAGAGTTTCTCCTGGACGGCGGGGGGCAGGTCCTCAATATCTGCGGGCGACACGGCGGTTAGAAGGCGGAGAACGGGCACGATGaaatggagggggggtgggggggggggcttcaccgGCGGGCAGCGTGAAGGTGACCAGGTCGCTGAGGAAGTAGCAGGCAAAGTCGCCCTTGCGCTGATGCAGCGACGCCACAATCTCCCGGCGGATCTGCTCCGTCAGCTCGGGGCACGCCATGGACGGGATGCGCTTGGCCGCCCGCTGAGTCACCTGAAAAGGTAATgggaggtcggggggggggcgcaaaggTGACACCCGTTGCCCGTCAGCGAGCGAATTGTCGGCGCTGACCTCGGTGAGGAGGACGGCGAGCATGTCCTGCCTCTGGAAGCGAATGGCCAGGTGCACCAGCGTGAAGCCGGCATCGAACGCCGACGCCCGGTTGAGCAGCTGCACCTCGTCGGCGCTCAGCTGCCGCGCGATGTCGCCGCCCGACGACTTGTACGCCTCCACCGGCGCCAGGTCTCCTTCCACCACGCCTGGCGGGGGAAAAAGAGGAGAGATCGACACGTtggaaatcacccccccccccccctttgaggTGCGTGCATAAGCCAGGACGGTCGTAGTCACGAAATCGATGCGTGTCGACTAGTCAAATAGAAATCGCATtttaggaggggaaaaaagaatcaTTCCGAGATTCTCCCTATGCTGTCGCCGCACTCGAGGAAGTGACGAGGCGCCGGACACTTCCTGTACTGTCGGGAACCTCcgagtgcgccccccccccctgacatgAAACTAGAACGGCGCTCTCTGCCAAG
It includes:
- the zranb1a gene encoding ubiquitin thioesterase Zranb1; translation: MTDAREKWACDYCTYENWPSATKCTMCRAHRSRVPIITEEPYKSGPDADPARRPWDLRAGEGGGLLICPDSSARPRVRPAGMAEIAAKWSCHMCTYLNWPRAVRCTQCLCRRPKNGSPTESPHASGCRPAPPCFPADPCEEYNDRNRLDTRRQYWTCSSCTYQNSPVTLTCVACESPQAIELAAPSAERSSVINEQERAWRSGRAGGTGPLGQGRSPYLAESEASVQMDFQRIEVAAAAVSGKDERETDFKKLKQIRNRMRKTDWLFLSACAGVVEGDLAPVEAYKSSGGDIARQLSADEVQLLNRASAFDAGFTLVHLAIRFQRQDMLAVLLTEVTQRAAKRIPSMACPELTEQIRREIVASLHQRKGDFACYFLSDLVTFTLPADIEDLPPAVQEKLFDEVLDRDVQKELEEDSAVINWSMEPAGTRLDSRLYALWNRTAGDCLLDSVLQATWGIYDKDSVLRKTLHDSLHDCSHWFYTRWKEWESWYSQSFGLHFSLREEQWQEDWAFILSLASQPGASLEQTHIFVLAHILRRPIIVYGVKYYKSFRGETLGYARFQGVYLPLLWEQSFCWKSPIALGYTRGHFSALVAMENDGYGDNRGAGANLDADDDVTVTFLPLVDSERKLLHIHFLSAQEMGNEEQQEKLLRSWLDCSVTDGGMLAAVQKSSRRRNHPLVTQMLEKWLDTYR